In the Deltaproteobacteria bacterium genome, GCACCTTGGGGTCGAGTTCCTGGAAGGAGAGGACGGAGAGGTCGGGCATTTCGTCCTCGACAATCTTCCGAACGTAGCGGCGGATTTCGAGGTTGGTCAGGGCCACGCACTGGCGGGGATTGATGTGGTTTTGCCACAACGATTGCTTGAAGGCGCCGCTTATCGCCTGAATCCGGTCGGGCGATAAGGCGAGGTAACATTCCGAACCGTTCTTTTGGATCGCCCCCTTGATTTCGTCCTCAATCTGCGGGTCGAGCGTCAAGACAGGAAGCTGGTTTCCATCCCGGGCATGCATGAAGGTAATGGTGCGACGGAGGCCGATCCGCACCTGCTCCGTGAGGGTCACCGGATCCTTTGTTTCGGGCTGGCAACAGGAGAGGGTCTGCAGAATCAGGCGGAAATCCTTGATGGGGACGCTCTCTTCCACCAGACGTTTGATGATTTCGGTCAATTTTTGAATCGACATCATTTTGGGGCAGACCTCGCGGACCAGCTCCGGGAAGTGCATCTCCACCAGATTCAGCTGATTGCGCACCTCCTGAATCCCGATGAAATCCCCCGCATGTTTCTTTAAAACGCGCGCCAGGTGCCGCAGAACCATCTCCTCCGGCGCAAAGGTGGCGATCCCCTTTTCAGCCAACTCGTTCCGTTTGGCCACCTCCCACAGGGCCACCGGCGTGCCATGGACGGTTTCCGTCGTGTTGGACGGCGGTTCGATGACGGCAGGGTCAATTCGATTGGGGTCCCCCAGGTAGGCGCAGTGTTTGGGATTCAGAATGCCGAAGTCCACCGGCACTTCGTAGATCCGGATGCGGTAGCGGAAGGTTTGCGCCAGCATTTCGTTGACAGAGAGCCTTAAGTCGGGAAAGACAACCCCCAGTTGATGCGTCAGGTGCAATTTGAGCTTGGGATAGAGGTTTCCCAGGCAGTTTGTCCATCGGGGATCCTCGCGGAAGACCCGGTAGAGTTCAGGCCCGACCTCCAACGTGAGCGGCACCGCCTGCCCGAAATTCTCGGAAAGGGAGGTCTCCGCGTTGACGATGTAGCTCTCCATCGGTTGAGGCGCCAAGGCCTTTTTCTTCAAGGTGACCGTGATATAAATAGAGGCGCCCGCGAGACCCGCCGCGATCAGCGTGAACAGGGCGGTCGGAAAGCCGGGGATCCACCCGATAAAGAAGGCGAGGCCTCCCGCAATCAGAAGGGCCCTCGGTTGAGAAAGAATCTGCCTGCCGATTTCGGCGCCGAGCGATTTATCCCCCTTTTCGTCCGCAACCCGCGTCACCACAAACCCGGCGGTAATCGACGGGAGCAGGGCCGGAAGCTGGCTGACCAAACCGTCGCCGATTGTAAGAATCGAATAGGTATTAAGCGCCTCGGAAATGCTCAAACCTCTCTGCATCACCCCCGCCACCAGTCCGCCGAAGATGTTCACCACAGTAATAATGATGCCGGCGATGGCGTCCCCCTTGACGAATTTCATCGCCCCGTCCATGGCGCCGTACATTTTTGATTCCCGATGAAGCCCTTCGCGCAGACTTTTGGCCTCTTCCTGCGAGATAAGCCCCGCGCGAAGATCGGCGTCGATGCTCATCTGCTTGCCCGGGAGGGCGTCCAGCGTGAACCGCGCCGCCACCTCGGCCACCCGCTCGGAGCCTTTGGCGATGACAATGAACTGGATGATGGTGAGGATGAGGAACATGAGAACCCCTACCAGGAGGTTTCCGGCGGTGGCGAACTGCCCGAAGGTCTGAATAATGTGGCCGGCGTATCCTTGTGTAAGGATCAGCCGGGTGGAAGCGATGTTGAGGCCCAGACGGAAAAGAGTGGCCACCAGGAGCAGGGTGGGAAAGGTCGCTATTTTCATCGAATCGCTTATGGAGATGGCAACAAGGAGGAGCGTCAGGGCCCCAACGACATTGATGGCCAGAAGGAAATCAAGAATCACCGGCGGGAGGGGGATCATCATCATCGCCAGAACGGCGCAGACGGCGGAAATCAAGATGACGTTCCCGAACCGGGAGAGACTGCCAAAAACCCCGTCTTCAATCTTTTTAAACTGCAGTGTGGCGGCATCAAGTTGCATGGTTGGCTTTTGTCATTGCAAGAGCTGTGCCAAGTACGACAGGGTATAGGGTTTAGGGTGTAGGGTTTAGGGAAAACAAGGGGTTATACATACGATCCACGATTCACTCCGCCTCGGGCGGACACGATCCACGAACAAAATCGACCGAAAATCGGACGGTACCGTCCGAAAATCGGACGGTATGCGCCTTATTCCCTGGGGGGAAGTCCGCCACACTGAAGTGAGGCGGAAGAGAGAGGGGGAGTTAACCTGTTGATTTATTTTACTTACGCACCCACGCACTTACGCACGTACGCACCTGCAAGCCTTTGGCATGGGAATTGCTTATAACCGGGCAGGAGGAAAAAGCCGAGCATCTGGCTTTGCCAGTGCGAGGCGCGGGGTTTGGGGCCATTTGAGGCCCGCAATAAATAGACGCGAGTAGCATCAACCGGGCCGAAAGGGCCCCAAATATTATGTCCAACGAGATTTCTCAAAAACAATATCCCGATCCGCGAACGATGGATCCTTGGGACTATCAGGCGGCGATTTCCGGTTACAAGAATGGAGAAGAATTCAAACAGGTATATATGAAAGAGGCCAAAAAGGCGGTCCTTGCGGGATCGGCCGCCGGGATAGGCGTTTTTGCCGGAGCGTTTGGTCTTTGCGCCGGGGGAATTATGGCGTTACCCGAACTGCCCGGCGTAGTCGGCGCGCTGGCCCGTTTTGGATCGAGGGCCTTGGCGGTCGCAAAAAATGTTGGCGTCAAGGCGTGGGAAGTGGCAAAATCGGGGTGGTATTCGGTGATGGGGGGCGCCGCAACCCCGCAGGGGCAGGAGGCGATAAAGAATACGGTAGAGTGTGTGGAGTCTTTTACAGATGGTAGTCCTGCCCCAAGCACTGCAAAAAGTGCTCAATGCTATCTGGCTGACAAAGCCTATACAAGAATCAAAATAATTACTGAATGAAACCGAAACCTTGGGTAAGCTATTTTGTTTATGGTGTTGTCATCACGGGTATCGGTGTATTGACGATTATCCAGGAAAGTGTTTCTACACGATCCGGAGATGTGATACCCATTACAAAGGAGGCCTCATTTTTTATAGGCAGTGTTGTCATTCTCTGCGGTCTCTGGCTCCTTTTTTTTGCCGTCAAAAATTTCCTCAAGGAGAAAAAATGAAACAAAGACATTTCAAACAATTTATCGCTTTAACCGGTTTGCTGGTGATGATATCGCCTTTTGTCCATGCGAAAAACAAGAACAAGGATGGTGAGGTAAAACCCAGCAATCTCACTTTTGGCATGGTAAAGGGGCAGATCGTGAAAGGCCAAACCACCCAGGCCGAAATTTTGCAAACCTTCGGCCCGCCCAATATCATGACGCGGAATCGGTCCGGGGAAGAGGTGTGGACGTACGACAAAATTTCATCCGAGTCGAAATCTTCGGGTGCGTACGGCACCCTGATCATCCTGGGCGCGGGAGGAAGTAAACATTCGTCCTCCCAAAAAACCATGACCCTGATCCTCACTTTTAATTCACGCGACGTGGTGAAAGATTATTCCGTGATGGCCACCCAATTTTAAAGGAGCTCTTTTATGAAAAAAAATTTCTTCCCTTTGCTTTTGTCGGTTTTAGTCCTGTCGGCGGCGCTTTTTCCGTTGGGCGCGTGGGCGAAAAAGAAGACCACCACGCAACAGGCCCAGGTGCTTCAAACCAAGGATTTCCATTCCGGTTTCAAGGACGTTTTCAAAACAACCATGAATGTTCTTCAGGACAACAATTTTATCATTATGTCGGCCAATTACGACGCCGGCCTGATTTACGCGCAAACAGGGTCCAAACCGGGGTTCGGCATCACGAAAAAAGTTTCCCTGTCGGCAAACTTCGACAAGATTTCGGAGCGAACGACCACCTTGCGCGTCAATATGATGCTGACCAAAAGCTCTTCATCAATTTTTCTTTTGGGGGGCAGTGCGCAATCGGAATCGGGCAAACCGCTCGATGACACGGAGGTCTACCAGCGTTTTTTTGCCGCCATTGAGAAGGCGTTATTTGTCCGAAAAGAGCTGGCAAAATAATCAAGGAGCAACGCCCATGAATATGAAAAAATATGTTATTACTATGGCGTGTCTGTCTTTTTTGTTTTCGGCGGTTTTTATTCCTTCCGGAAAGGCCCATGCAAAAAAGAAAAAACTTTCAACCCAGCAGATTCAGGTGCTTCAAACCAAAGACTTTGACGCGTCTTGTCCGGCGACTTTCAGGGCCGTTTTGGGTTCCCTGCAGGACAACAACTTTCAGTTGAAGGATGCCGACCAAAAGGCGGGTTTTGTCTACGCGCAAACGGGGGGCAAACGGTCTTTTATGATGGGCACCGTGAAAAATGTGGATGGCTCCATTACGTTTGACGATTCATCAAAAAATCGTTGCAGGGTGCGGGCCAACTTTTTTGAAGTCGTCTCCAAAAAGTCGGCCGGTTTCCTTTCGGTTCTCACCACGGTGACCGCCTTGAGCACCGGCACTTATACCGGTACCGGCATTGAACCCGGCTACGAGCAGGCAAAATTGGTCACCGACTCCGGTGTCTACGAGCGCTTTTATACGGCGGTGCAAAAGCATCTCTTTGTAAAAGAGGCTTTAAGCCGTTGATCAAGCCATTCCGCAGGCATTTTAGGTGCGGGCATGAGTATTTTAGATTTGGCTCTAATTTATACATGTATAAACTAGCAGTTTGCGGGGATTGACACTCAAATATGACCAGGTCATAATGACATGGTCATGAGCGCCATTAAAACAACCGTAGCCAAATCGGAAATAAAACCCAAGCTATTGGATTACCTTAGAAAAGTTGAATCGGACAAGGTGACCATAACGATTACCGATCGCGGGCGTCCGGTAGCGCAAATCATTCCCTTTAAACCCGATCAATCGAACAAAAAGGAAGATCCCCTCGAATGGTTTAGAGGCGCCGTTTTGAAGTACGATGATCCTTTCGAGCCGGTGGGGCTTGAGGATTGGGAACTTCTGCCGTGATTTTACTCGACACCCACATCCTCTTATGGTGGCTTGACGGCTCACAAGAGCTTTCCCTCCCGGTCAATCGGGAAATCGCCAATCATGAAAAAACAAACTCCATTCATCTATCGGCTGTTTCAGTTTGGGAAGTTTCCCTGCTGGTTCGGAAAAAGAAAATAGACCTTCAAAGAAACCTTGACGAATGGACCCAAAGGTTGGAAAACCTTTCATTTGTCAAAATCATTCCTGTCGACCACTGGATTTTTTTAAGGTCAACCGAACTCCCCTCTTTTCCCAATAAGGACCCCGCCGACCGGATCATCGTCGCCACCGCCCAAAAACTGGGGGCCATGCTCATTTCAAAGGACGACAAAATCCTCAACTATCCGCATGTGAAAAGTTTTTGGAGGGAATAACCAGGCGACAAAAATGCCCGTCAGCCTGCGGCTGACGGGCATTTGTTTTTACCGAGTGGTTCTCCGATCGCTCTTACGAATGATCGGTGCAGGTTGTCTCGCCGGCCTGCTCGATAACGCTTCCTTCGCTGTCCTCGCAGTCCCCGCCAAATTCCCCATCTCCCTCGTCTCCATGGGTAATGGTCAAGGAGCACTGGATGTCGCTGAAGGTTTCCCCTTCAACCTCCACGCTGAAGGTTCCGTAGATTTCGGTCACGTTGGTGTCCACATTCTCCCGCCACACCCCCGAACTGTCGAGCATGGTCAGCGTGGACTCGTTTCCGTCGCCATCCTCGCAATCAAGGGAATGGGACTCCAGCGAAAAGGAGGCATATTCGCCCCCCTGATCGCATCCGTCGGCGGCTGTGAGGGTCACCGTCGCCCCGGTCATGCCGTAAGTGCCGGCCTCTATCGAGAGACTGGTCTCCACATCGTCCGGGTCGTCTTCGTTGGCAATCACCTCGCAGGCGGTCGGTTGTCCCGCTTGGGCCTTGGCCTCGCGGACAAAAAGATCGACCAGACGGGAAAGAACGCGTTCCTTCTTTTGAAGGGCCGCGAGGGACTCCTCCCCGCCAAAGATGGAGCCGACTGCGGCCCCCACATTTTCCGCCCCGGACTCGTCTCCGGATGCGTCTGTTGCGCTATCACTCGTAGCACCACCGCAAGCCCCCAAAATGAAGGCGACAATGGCGCCGAGCACTGCTGTTTTTACGTGTCTCATGGCTTTCTCCTCTTTTGATTAGGACCCAACTTTTTTCCATCCCCGTTTAGAAATTTTTATTCTCCCTCATTCCACATCGGTGCAGGTCAAATCGGAGGACTGTTCCACCGCATTGCCGTTCTCGTCCTCGCAACTGCCCGAAAAGGTCCCGGTATCCCCGGGTTCATCATCTTCATCGTGTTCGATCAAAAGGGAACAGCGGATGTTTTCCGCCGTTTCGTCCCCCAACTGCATGTTGAAGGTCCCGTAGATTTCCGTATTGTTGGTGTCAATATTTTCCCGCCAGATTCCACTGCTGTTTACCATCAGAAGGGTCATTGTCTCGCCGGCCCCGTTGGTGCAGTCGAGGGGATGGGACGCAACGTTAAAACTTGCATACTCTCCGCCGTCTTCGCAGTCGTCATCGGCGGATACGGTAATCGAGTTGGAGGGGGCCCCGTAGGTTCCGGCTTCAATCGAGAGGCTGGTTTCCACGTCGCTCGGTGCGGTCTCACCGGCAATGACCTCGCAGGCGGTCTGTCTTTCCTCCTGGGCTGATGCCTTGCGCGTAAACAAATCGGTCAGACGGGCCAGAAGCAACCCGTGGCTGGTTAGACCGGCGCTCTCCTCTTCGCCTCCAAAGATAGAAGTCAACGCGGCCCCGACGGAGTTGCCCGTTTCCGTGGCTCCCGTGGCGCTGTCCCCGCCGCAGGCGGTGACAAACAGCAAAAAAAGAAGAATAATCGTTTTCATTTTTCTTCCTCCTTAAAATGATCGACTGACCTCGTTAGCGGAAAAAACTGGATATTGAGCTGAAAGACCTCCTCCGGTTCCATATCCACCGAGACCAGTTTCATGACCCTTTGCCGGAATTCCTGAATTTCCTTTTTGAGCTGGGGAACGCGCTCCCGGACAATCCCCAGGGTAATGGCGCTTACGTCCCGGTTTTCGAGCGGGAGTTTTTCGAGCACCTCTTTGGTCAAGTCGAGGAGCTGTTTGTGATAGTTGTGAACCACAAACGATTTGACCTCGGGGCCGGTTGAAACCAGTGCATGGGCCTGCCGAAACCGCCCGGCGCTTGTTTGTTCAAGAAACCCCAGTTTTTCCAAAAGTTCGACCGATTTTTCCGCCTGAAGCTTCGTGATGGGCGGATAAACCCGGCCGGCCAGCCATTCCGGACTGCCGTCGAAGTCTTTCGAGATGACCAGCTCGCGGATGACGGGATGATACCATGTGGAATAATATTCGTAATTATCCTTCTCGATCGGCTTCAACTGACTGAATTTTTTGGAACGCAAAAGATTGTGGTAATAGAAATCCTTTTCCTTGGGAGTTTCGGCCTGGTTGAAAAAGACCAGGTTCCTGAAAAATTCCTGTTCCTGCCGGTTGAGTTTGAGCCCCATTACGAATTTGGCCAGGCTCTTTTCGGTGAGATTCCGTTCCCCGTCCATGACCAGTTTAAGGAAGCTGGGGGAACCGAACCCCGCCCTCTGCGAAAAAACCCGGAAAGAAAGGGTACCGGTTTTTTTTGCCCTGTGATACCAATCCTTCAGAAACCGGCGGTAGTCGAGGTAATCGAACAAGTTGACTTTTGAAGTGTCGGTGCCCTCTCTCATGTTTTCTTTATATCACGATGTGTACCCAAATTCAATATATAATAAAATTTTTAGTACACATTTGTGTACAAATATTTAAATAAGTATTTAATATTATAGTGTTTTTTAAATATAAATTTTTAGTAATTAAATATTTTGAAAACTATATGTATCATTAATCGGTTTAAAAAATTCAGGGATACTTGACGGAGAAAAAAATAGACGCAACTTACTTTTTTTGGAGCCGATAAGGGGGCATGACCACAATCAACGGACATTCGGTTCCGGATCATTACCCGGACCATTCCCCCTCAATCGACGATCTTCCCCGCATCATTGCAGGAGTCGAAAATGATAGCCCCTGCACCAACTGGGATGGAGATTTAAAAAAAGATGAAGTCCTTTGTTGGTTGGATAATATTTATGATGGGGATCCTCCCACAATTACGCCTGATGATATCGACTATGCCACACGACACTCCGGCATCTCGATTTTTTTGGAGCTGACGGAGAGGCAGAGAAGAGATTTGGTCCGCTATTTTTCAGGGGTCTTTCCCGGTTTTCCCCCTTACCAGGAACGCCCTTTGTTATCTGTTCAAGCGAATCAAGGTTTGGAAACTTCAAAAAACAGCGGGCCCTCCAAAGGCGCCAAAAGGATTAAAATAGTGACTCGACGGGAGGAAAAGCAGGCAGGGTCTCCGCAGAACCCCCCATTGAAACCGGAGCAGGAGGCGTATATCGGGGAGGTTTGTCGGGTCGGCTGGGAAGCGGAGGCGAACGGGGAGGATGCGGCGTTGGCGATGATCCTTAAAGTCAATGAGGATTACGAGGAGGGGCTTATCCCCTTTGGGGATTTAAATTATTTGAAGTACGATTGTGACAACAGGTAAACCCTGCGGCCCATTTTGAACCCTACGGCTTCACTTCAGGTAGGCCTTGAAAGTGGTTTTTAGACTCTTTGTCGTTTCTGCCTTTAAAAGGGCGGTTGCCTTTGTCGTGAATTGCCCCTCTGTCAGAACGCCTGAATGGTATTGCACAACTAAATTCTGAAAATCGGTGACCTCTGTATATTCAGCCAAGACGTTAATGATCTCCGCTTTCGACACGATCAGACCTACTTCTGTCCAGGGTGCGATGTCCTCGTCGTCCTTATTATCATCATCCTCATCATTCGGGACCCCATCATCATCATCATCATCATCGTTCACCTTTGTGGACTTGCCGTCTTTGTGCGCCCATGTATCGCCCGATCCCTGTTTCCCGTCAACGGGAGCACTCGTGTACAGGGTGCCGTCATCAGCTTTAAACCAGCTACCACCCCACGAATAGGTACCCCCCTTCGCATAGACAGCCGCTCCGGCGAATATGTCAGCTATCATCTCATCTGTTAGACCGCCAATGAGTTCAACAACTTCATTATAAGTATAATTGATATAGTCGTCCGCCAACACACCAAACAGGCTTTCTGTGTCGTAAGTGAGCGAACCCCTGTCCATAATTTCCTCAAGTTGCGCTAATTCTTCCTCGGACATCGCCATTTGTATTGTTTCTTCCTGGTTGCTTAGAAACGCCGGTTTTAAATTTCCCCGACTATCGAAAACCGTTTTACCTCCCGCCGCAAATTCTTCCAGAGATTTCAGCGCGGCGGCAGTAAAAGCTGAGGCTTCATCCTCCCCCCTGCAAAGGGAGCTTCGACAGGGCCACAGGGCTGTGGAACTATCGTCAAAAGTAAGATTCAGCAAACGCGGCCCGACCGCTTCGATTTCACTTATTTCCTTAAGCCGGGAAATTATTTGGGCCACCTGGGCGTTGGACGGACTGATAAACACCTTCAAATTAAAAACAAAGTTGATTTTTTTGGAGGTTTCCTTTGATTTACCGGTTCCTTTCACGAGGCCGGATAGGGCAGTGGAAGCCGTAAACAGGAACATAAATCCGATAAACAACCAGACGAGTGGTTTTTTCATAAATTTCCAAATAAAACGGTTCTCCTTCCCGATTGGACAGCCTCCCCATGACATAGAGCAAATATCCTATTCGACAACTTCTTTATTTTAAGCAAAATTCATGCCAGACCATCACATGTCCTGAAAATTTATAACAATTTGAAATTTAAGGATAAATAAAAATACAGCCCCGGCCAATCATCGCCCCAAATGAGAAAATTATCATTTTGAAAGCCAAAACTTTGACAAACCGGGTAAATCGGTACAGGGGCGGCAGGGGGGAGAGTCGGGCAATTTTGGCATTCCTTACGGCCTGACCAGACACTCATCATGGTTGACATTTCAACCCCATCAAGTAGTCTTAAATCATGGGACTTACTTATTTGGAGTTGGATGTTGTGAATCCGGCGAGGCCCGAGAAGACTAAAACCGTCCAGTTTCTGGTTGATTCGGGGGCCATCTATTCATTGGTTCCCCGGCAAGTGCTTGATGAACTGGGAATTGAGCCGACGGGAGAGGAGCATTATTATCTTGCCAACGGCGAGAAGATCAGCCGCAAGAGAGGCAATGCATTTTTTTCCTATCAAGGCAAGCTGGGAGCGGCCCCGGTCATCTTTGGGGAGGAGGGAGATGCCCCATTATTAGGGGCTGTAACCCTGGAATCGTTGGGTGTCGTGCTGGATCCTTTTCACAGGGAATTAAGGCCCCTCAAATTGATGCTGGCGGGAATAATCGTTTCCTGAACAAATCATCTTATCGGAGGGGGACAATTACCGGCACGTTGGAGTTTCACCCCGATTTGACGGCTTTCGCCAAATCGGGTACACCATTGCGGTGGACCTTTCTTCGGTAAACGAACGCAGAGCGTTTCTGGTTGTCCTTGTCGCTCTTGCAATTGCCTTTCTTGTTCTTCTGCGGCCCGTTCTTGTCGCCGTCTGTCTCGGCGCCATCATCTGCCTTTTGCTCAACCCCCTTTACGCTTCTCTCCTTCGGCTCGTGCGGGGAAAGCGGTATCTGGCCTCGTTCACAGCGACCTTTCTCATTTTTCTGGTTCTCGTGCTCCCCGCGGGGCTCGTCACCGCCCTGATCGTGAACCAGATTTTCGATCTGGTCTCCCACCTGAACGCGGCCGGGGTTTTTTCGTTTCTGACCTCCCACGAATTCTACCAGGCCCATGTCCAGCCCCTGACAAAAAGCCTTCACGAGCGTTTCGGGATTGAAATCGATTTTGGCGATCTTTTGACCCGCGTGGGAAAGGAGGCGGCGGTTTACCTCTACAATTTTTCCCCGCAGGTGCTGGGGCGAACCGGCTCGTTTGTCTTCAACTTTTTTGTCATGCACATCAGCATCTTTTTCCTTTTCATGGAAGGGCCGGGAATCGTCCGGACCCTGCTCGACCTCTCGCCGTTAAGGGCAAAACACGAAAAGCGGCTGACCGACGTGGTCAAGAACATGATCTACGGGACGGTTTACGGCTATCTGGCGACGGCCCTTGTTCAGGGGGTTTTGGCCGGGGTCGGTTTTTGGATCGCCGGCATTTCCGCCTTTCTGGTCTTTGGGACGCTCACCTTTTTTATGTCGATGGTCCCGATTATCGGGGCCACCGCTGTCTGGCTTCCCGTTGCCATCTGGCTTTTTACGCAGGGGAAAGTCGGGTGGGGAATTTTCATGACCCTCTACGGCCTGGTGGTTATTTCGGGCATCGACAACGTCATCAAGCCGCTCATCATTCAGGAGCGGACCAAAATTCATCCGCTTCTCATCTTTTTTGCCCTCTTTGGCGGCATCCAACTCTTCGGCCCCATCGGCATCCTCTTCGGGCCGGTTCTGATGGCCCTTTTTCTCGCCTCCGTGAGAATCTACAAGGAAGATTTTTTGAAAACTTAGATCAGTTCCAAAAGGCGGCCGGACAGGTAATGAGGGATGGTCGCGAGAGGGATTTTGCGGGAGAGGCCCTGATTGGGTATTTTGGCGACGTGCGATTTGTCAAGGGCCGGTCTTTCTTTGGCGATTTTCACCAAAAGGTCTGCTTCTTTTTCATAATTGGCGCAACTGTTGAGCGATTTGACGTTGCCGCCGGCCGATTTGACGTCGATGGCGGTCAGGCGGGGCGATTTAAGCAGAAACTCCACTTGGGCGCCGCGTTCCGATTTCCAATAGTACAGGTCGTCCCGCGTTGGAAGGTTCGCGATAATTTCGTCTCCCACCACGTTTTCGTATTGCAGGGCCAGATGGAGCGAGACGATTTTCTGGCGCAAAAGGTCCGAACCGTTGAGCAAATAGTTGAGGATTCCGGCGTCGAAGAGGATGTATTTCGAAAGATCCTTTCCCGAGTCATACAGCCTTATTTTATGGGCCACCCGCGCCCCAACGGTTTTATTCACCAGTTTTTTGGCCTCTTTTTGTCCGGCATGCTGAACCTGCAGACGGCTGAATTTGAGCGTTTCCATCGAGAGAAGCGCCATCTTTCTTAAGACATCCTCATATTCATAGAGCCGCGATTTTTCCCCAAGCACCAGTTTGACGTTTTCCTCGATGCTGGCCGCAAGATCGGCAATCAGCCCGGGCAATTCACGGGCGGTGTTTTGTTTGTCGATAAATGTATCCAGAATCCGCGGCATCCCTCCCAGGCGGAGGTAGAGGTCAAAAAGGGTGGTGAGAGACTGGTGGTAATGTTCGGAAAAAAGAGGGCTGGCGAGCGAATATTCCTTGAGATATTTCAGTTCGGGCCCCTTTCCGCAGGCCTTCAGGAATTCGGCAAAGGTGATGGGATAGAGGTCGAAACAGCACTTCCGGCCGGTGGCGGCATTTTTGGTCTGGATATTTTCGAGGTTCGAACCGGTGTAAATCACCTTAAGCTTGCCTCCCAGGCCGGCCAGTTTTTGAACCGCTTCAAGGCTGACCGGGTGACGGTCGGCTTCATCGATGAATATAATGACGGGCGTCTCCATTTTTTCCAACGGACCAAAGGCGAGAGCGATATTGTTGAGAAGTTCACCCGCCTCTTCGTCATGGCCGA is a window encoding:
- the sctV gene encoding type III secretion system export apparatus subunit SctV; protein product: MQLDAATLQFKKIEDGVFGSLSRFGNVILISAVCAVLAMMMIPLPPVILDFLLAINVVGALTLLLVAISISDSMKIATFPTLLLVATLFRLGLNIASTRLILTQGYAGHIIQTFGQFATAGNLLVGVLMFLILTIIQFIVIAKGSERVAEVAARFTLDALPGKQMSIDADLRAGLISQEEAKSLREGLHRESKMYGAMDGAMKFVKGDAIAGIIITVVNIFGGLVAGVMQRGLSISEALNTYSILTIGDGLVSQLPALLPSITAGFVVTRVADEKGDKSLGAEIGRQILSQPRALLIAGGLAFFIGWIPGFPTALFTLIAAGLAGASIYITVTLKKKALAPQPMESYIVNAETSLSENFGQAVPLTLEVGPELYRVFREDPRWTNCLGNLYPKLKLHLTHQLGVVFPDLRLSVNEMLAQTFRYRIRIYEVPVDFGILNPKHCAYLGDPNRIDPAVIEPPSNTTETVHGTPVALWEVAKRNELAEKGIATFAPEEMVLRHLARVLKKHAGDFIGIQEVRNQLNLVEMHFPELVREVCPKMMSIQKLTEIIKRLVEESVPIKDFRLILQTLSCCQPETKDPVTLTEQVRIGLRRTITFMHARDGNQLPVLTLDPQIEDEIKGAIQKNGSECYLALSPDRIQAISGAFKQSLWQNHINPRQCVALTNLEIRRYVRKIVEDEMPDLSVLSFQELDPKVLIQQLGTVSLDASPETIAVNG
- a CDS encoding type II toxin-antitoxin system prevent-host-death family antitoxin, producing MSAIKTTVAKSEIKPKLLDYLRKVESDKVTITITDRGRPVAQIIPFKPDQSNKKEDPLEWFRGAVLKYDDPFEPVGLEDWELLP
- a CDS encoding type II toxin-antitoxin system VapC family toxin, which gives rise to MILLDTHILLWWLDGSQELSLPVNREIANHEKTNSIHLSAVSVWEVSLLVRKKKIDLQRNLDEWTQRLENLSFVKIIPVDHWIFLRSTELPSFPNKDPADRIIVATAQKLGAMLISKDDKILNYPHVKSFWRE
- a CDS encoding TIGR02147 family protein: MREGTDTSKVNLFDYLDYRRFLKDWYHRAKKTGTLSFRVFSQRAGFGSPSFLKLVMDGERNLTEKSLAKFVMGLKLNRQEQEFFRNLVFFNQAETPKEKDFYYHNLLRSKKFSQLKPIEKDNYEYYSTWYHPVIRELVISKDFDGSPEWLAGRVYPPITKLQAEKSVELLEKLGFLEQTSAGRFRQAHALVSTGPEVKSFVVHNYHKQLLDLTKEVLEKLPLENRDVSAITLGIVRERVPQLKKEIQEFRQRVMKLVSVDMEPEEVFQLNIQFFPLTRSVDHFKEEEK
- a CDS encoding aspartyl protease family protein, producing MGLTYLELDVVNPARPEKTKTVQFLVDSGAIYSLVPRQVLDELGIEPTGEEHYYLANGEKISRKRGNAFFSYQGKLGAAPVIFGEEGDAPLLGAVTLESLGVVLDPFHRELRPLKLMLAGIIVS
- a CDS encoding AI-2E family transporter encodes the protein MDLSSVNERRAFLVVLVALAIAFLVLLRPVLVAVCLGAIICLLLNPLYASLLRLVRGKRYLASFTATFLIFLVLVLPAGLVTALIVNQIFDLVSHLNAAGVFSFLTSHEFYQAHVQPLTKSLHERFGIEIDFGDLLTRVGKEAAVYLYNFSPQVLGRTGSFVFNFFVMHISIFFLFMEGPGIVRTLLDLSPLRAKHEKRLTDVVKNMIYGTVYGYLATALVQGVLAGVGFWIAGISAFLVFGTLTFFMSMVPIIGATAVWLPVAIWLFTQGKVGWGIFMTLYGLVVISGIDNVIKPLIIQERTKIHPLLIFFALFGGIQLFGPIGILFGPVLMALFLASVRIYKEDFLKT
- a CDS encoding ATP-binding protein, with translation MGKTSFILKALEELPRFPQIRLNLLFKGAQTVNGLLFYGRDYFGHDEEAGELLNNIALAFGPLEKMETPVIIFIDEADRHPVSLEAVQKLAGLGGKLKVIYTGSNLENIQTKNAATGRKCCFDLYPITFAEFLKACGKGPELKYLKEYSLASPLFSEHYHQSLTTLFDLYLRLGGMPRILDTFIDKQNTARELPGLIADLAASIEENVKLVLGEKSRLYEYEDVLRKMALLSMETLKFSRLQVQHAGQKEAKKLVNKTVGARVAHKIRLYDSGKDLSKYILFDAGILNYLLNGSDLLRQKIVSLHLALQYENVVGDEIIANLPTRDDLYYWKSERGAQVEFLLKSPRLTAIDVKSAGGNVKSLNSCANYEKEADLLVKIAKERPALDKSHVAKIPNQGLSRKIPLATIPHYLSGRLLELI